A region from the bacterium genome encodes:
- a CDS encoding sugar transferase: MIKRTIDIVVSAPGLVLLAPLLALIAAAVKATSPGPALFRQERLGWQGRRFRIYKFRSMVRDADRLGGTLTVGGDVRITPFGRFLRRYKLDELPQLLNVLRGEMSLVGPRPEVPEYADMFPRSYERILQVKPGITHSATLFFRNEERLLSRAVDPRALYVERVMPYKMMLYVEEMRRQSMLRDVLTIIDTILRITRTVTMAELDSFADRLPRVVGPARVVANLGPSGVEREYVRERQVDAVVSLAMRRMETVA; this comes from the coding sequence ATGATCAAGCGCACAATCGATATCGTCGTTTCAGCGCCCGGGCTCGTGTTGCTCGCGCCGCTCCTCGCGCTGATCGCGGCGGCGGTCAAGGCGACCAGTCCCGGGCCGGCCCTCTTCCGCCAGGAACGGCTCGGCTGGCAGGGCCGTCGCTTCCGCATCTACAAGTTCCGTTCCATGGTGCGCGACGCCGACCGCCTCGGCGGCACGCTCACCGTCGGCGGCGACGTCCGCATCACGCCGTTCGGCCGTTTCCTGCGCCGGTACAAGCTCGACGAGCTGCCGCAGCTGCTGAACGTGCTGCGCGGCGAGATGTCGCTGGTCGGCCCGCGGCCCGAGGTGCCCGAATACGCCGACATGTTTCCCAGGAGCTACGAACGCATCCTGCAGGTCAAGCCGGGCATCACGCATTCGGCCACGCTCTTCTTCCGCAACGAGGAGCGCCTGCTCAGCCGCGCCGTGGACCCCCGCGCCCTCTACGTGGAGCGCGTCATGCCCTACAAGATGATGCTCTACGTGGAGGAGATGCGCCGCCAGAGCATGTTGCGCGACGTGCTGACCATCATCGACACCATCCTGCGCATCACCCGCACGGTGACCATGGCCGAACTGGATTCCTTCGCCGACCGCCTGCCGCGCGTGGTCGGGCCGGCGCGGGTGGTCGCCAACCTCGGGCCGTCCGGCGTCGAGCGCGAATACGTGCGCGAGCGCCAGGTCGACGCCGTGGTGTCGCTGGCCATGCGGCGCATGGAGACGGTGGCCTGA
- a CDS encoding DegT/DnrJ/EryC1/StrS aminotransferase family protein — MRKTFLPFSPPFIGEEEIAEVVDSLRSGWITTGPKTKRFEQEFARYLNAPAALALSSCTAGLHTALEVAGIGPGDEVITTSMTFTATVAVIEHTGARPVLVDIEPDTLNIDPQQVRAAVTERTRAVIAVHYGGHPCEMDALRAICDEHDLLLVEDAAHAIPAKYKGRFIGSGDNPVSFSFYATKNLTTAEGGMLTGAPGMIEKAIVTSLHGMDRDAWKRNDRTGSWRYDIVTPGFKYNMTDIQAAIGLRQLERLAAMHARRREIVRLYDAAFAPMGAFDLPVERDEVEHAWHLYPLRIRPGALKISRDEMIEELRARNIGTSVHFIPVHTFTYYREKYGYRAGDFPVAYGESERLISMPLHPGLGDGDVGDVVGAVGDILDSQNTAR, encoded by the coding sequence ATGAGAAAGACGTTCCTGCCCTTTTCCCCCCCCTTCATCGGCGAGGAAGAGATCGCCGAGGTCGTGGACAGCCTGCGCTCGGGATGGATCACCACCGGGCCGAAAACGAAGCGCTTCGAGCAGGAATTCGCGCGCTACCTGAATGCGCCGGCCGCGCTGGCGCTGAGCTCCTGCACCGCCGGACTGCACACGGCCCTCGAGGTGGCGGGCATCGGCCCCGGCGACGAGGTGATCACCACGTCCATGACCTTCACGGCGACGGTGGCGGTGATCGAGCATACCGGCGCAAGACCCGTGCTGGTCGACATCGAACCGGACACGCTGAACATCGACCCGCAGCAGGTGCGCGCGGCGGTCACCGAACGCACGCGCGCCGTCATCGCGGTACACTACGGCGGGCATCCCTGCGAAATGGACGCGCTGCGCGCGATCTGCGACGAGCACGACCTGCTGCTGGTCGAGGACGCGGCCCACGCGATCCCGGCCAAGTACAAGGGACGCTTCATCGGCTCCGGCGACAACCCGGTCTCGTTCTCGTTCTACGCGACCAAGAACCTGACCACCGCCGAGGGCGGCATGCTGACCGGCGCGCCCGGGATGATCGAGAAGGCCATCGTGACCAGCCTGCACGGCATGGACCGCGACGCCTGGAAGCGCAACGACCGCACCGGCAGCTGGCGTTACGACATCGTCACGCCCGGCTTCAAGTACAACATGACCGACATCCAGGCCGCCATCGGCCTGCGGCAGCTCGAGCGGCTCGCCGCCATGCACGCGCGGCGCCGCGAGATCGTGCGCCTGTACGACGCGGCCTTCGCGCCGATGGGCGCCTTCGACCTGCCCGTCGAGCGTGACGAGGTGGAGCACGCGTGGCACCTGTACCCGCTGCGCATCAGGCCCGGGGCGCTGAAGATCTCGCGGGACGAGATGATCGAGGAGCTGCGGGCGCGGAACATCGGGACGAGCGTGCACTTCATTCCGGTGCATACGTTCACGTACTACCGGGAGAAGTACGGGTATCGGGCGGGGGATTTTCCGGTGGCGTACGGGGAGTCGGAAAGGTTGATCAGTATGCCGTTGCATCCGGGGTTGGGGGATGGGGATGTGGGGGATGTTGTGGGGGCGGTGGGGGATATACTGGACTCGCAGAATACGGCGAGGTGA
- a CDS encoding DegT/DnrJ/EryC1/StrS family aminotransferase, with translation MNESTMSIDVWRPSSSAFPFIKGRVAFYAILRAAGIGPGDEVVVPGFTCVVVAAAIQYTGARPVYYDIILDTLNGNPGLAEERITERTRAVIVQHTFGMPMDLGGLPDICRDRGILLIEDCAHAMGATVHHRPVGTLGDASFASFQWSKPVTTGLGGVALVNEPRLRDSMIELYNHEFQEPSFVKSMYLALLSTTYNRFFRPSIYWMARDTYRRLVKLKIVQGSSSMDELLSPDMPPNYKERFGHQRRRQIDMALDGLPDVIVHRRRIAQQYANWFSARGAMIQSGPEGANPVWLRFPVLVENRTALLNEARRRRIELGDWFNSPLHPSVSDPAMFGYRSGLCPVADYVSSGIVNLPTHQRVAEADLRRILGFFDEYRYDIVRQEETV, from the coding sequence GTGAACGAATCCACGATGTCCATCGATGTATGGCGACCGTCGTCGTCGGCCTTCCCCTTCATCAAGGGCCGTGTGGCGTTTTATGCCATCTTACGAGCCGCCGGCATAGGTCCGGGCGATGAAGTCGTCGTGCCGGGCTTCACGTGTGTTGTTGTTGCCGCCGCCATCCAGTACACCGGAGCCCGCCCTGTCTATTACGACATAATTCTCGACACCCTCAACGGGAATCCGGGTCTTGCGGAAGAGCGCATTACTGAAAGAACAAGAGCGGTGATCGTTCAGCATACGTTCGGCATGCCAATGGATCTGGGCGGTCTGCCTGATATTTGTCGAGATCGAGGGATTCTCTTGATCGAAGATTGCGCGCACGCCATGGGGGCGACGGTTCATCATCGTCCGGTGGGTACACTCGGCGACGCATCCTTTGCCAGCTTTCAGTGGTCCAAGCCCGTAACGACGGGCCTCGGCGGCGTAGCGCTGGTCAATGAGCCACGGCTTCGCGATAGCATGATCGAACTGTACAATCACGAGTTCCAGGAGCCGTCATTCGTCAAGTCAATGTACTTGGCCCTGCTGTCGACCACTTACAACAGGTTCTTTCGGCCGAGCATTTACTGGATGGCGAGGGATACCTACCGTCGGCTGGTGAAGCTGAAGATCGTGCAGGGGTCGTCTTCGATGGACGAACTCCTGAGTCCAGACATGCCACCCAACTACAAGGAGCGCTTCGGACATCAACGCCGCAGGCAAATCGATATGGCGCTCGATGGACTGCCCGATGTCATAGTTCACCGACGACGCATTGCGCAACAGTATGCCAACTGGTTCTCCGCTCGCGGAGCGATGATTCAATCTGGTCCCGAAGGGGCGAATCCGGTTTGGCTGCGATTCCCAGTTCTCGTCGAGAACCGAACGGCATTGCTGAACGAAGCACGACGTCGGCGGATCGAGTTGGGGGATTGGTTCAACTCGCCGCTGCATCCTTCCGTGTCGGACCCGGCGATGTTCGGTTATCGATCGGGTCTCTGTCCCGTGGCGGATTACGTCTCATCCGGCATCGTGAACCTGCCCACGCACCAGCGGGTCGCCGAGGCGGATTTACGAAGGATACTGGGTTTTTTCGATGAGTATCGATACGATATCGTGCGCCAAGAGGAGACCGTGTGA
- a CDS encoding GNAT family N-acetyltransferase, translated as MDFVIKTFEQRYVEDVAKLHCMALPRGFLSTLGTGFLGRLYLGIADADLSGVWVAVGYGDRCLGFISGSRDLHQCYRYVLRHGWFPLGIRLAGSLFRWRSIVHLSQTLAYPFRKLGADGDEKDEVIRLGREVRAELLSIAVASEARGMGVGRALVEMLEQYLLDCGHSGLYRVVTDAEDPRSNAFYDSVGFSLRGQFRHHEHTMALYTKAVGPGCGAMPNGQENCL; from the coding sequence ATGGATTTCGTGATCAAGACATTCGAGCAACGCTATGTGGAAGACGTCGCGAAATTGCATTGCATGGCATTACCGCGTGGATTCCTGTCGACTCTCGGTACCGGTTTCCTTGGCAGACTTTACCTTGGGATCGCCGATGCGGATCTTAGCGGTGTCTGGGTCGCCGTCGGCTATGGGGACAGGTGTCTGGGGTTCATTTCCGGGAGCAGGGACCTTCATCAGTGCTATCGGTACGTGCTGCGTCATGGCTGGTTTCCGCTGGGAATTCGCCTTGCGGGGTCGCTTTTCAGATGGAGATCGATAGTTCACTTGTCGCAAACCCTGGCATATCCGTTTCGAAAGCTCGGAGCTGACGGAGATGAGAAGGATGAAGTAATCAGGTTGGGCCGCGAGGTCAGGGCCGAACTGTTATCGATCGCGGTTGCGTCGGAAGCGCGGGGCATGGGCGTTGGCAGGGCGCTTGTGGAGATGCTTGAACAGTATCTTCTGGACTGCGGTCATTCCGGGCTGTATCGCGTCGTGACGGATGCGGAAGATCCTCGATCCAACGCATTCTACGATTCTGTAGGCTTTTCCCTGCGCGGACAATTCCGTCATCATGAGCATACAATGGCCCTGTATACGAAGGCAGTTGGTCCTGGATGTGGCGCCATGCCGAACGGGCAGGAGAACTGTCTGTGA
- a CDS encoding glycosyltransferase family 4 protein, translated as MARIMVLAGYAPSLILFRRELLERLCELGHEVLACAADGDPHTSRILHEIGIQFEPVTLNRTGMNPLNDLVYLRDISRIIRSYRPHVTLAYTIKPVIYGTLVATGMGVPERFAMITGLGTSFQGTGFRALIVNRLTRWLYRASLAKCKTVFFQNPDDQALFIDANLIDQDKASMIPGSGINLDRFSFSPPPGGAPRFLMISRLIAEKGVREFARAAAIVKKIHPDARFDLVGYLEDHPSAIRPEEIEQWENENSITFHGKKTDVRPLLHESSVFVLPTAYREGIPHTILEALATGRAIITTDTPGCRETVLEGSNGHLIPVGDVESLVDVMNRFAREPRLAISMGRHSRELAEQKFDVRRVVETIVSAMGMDKAD; from the coding sequence ATGGCACGAATCATGGTTCTTGCCGGTTACGCTCCGTCACTGATACTTTTTCGGCGGGAACTGCTTGAGCGATTATGTGAACTGGGACACGAAGTTCTAGCTTGCGCAGCGGACGGGGATCCTCATACGTCCAGAATCCTGCATGAAATCGGTATCCAGTTCGAACCTGTAACCCTGAATCGCACGGGCATGAATCCGTTGAACGACCTTGTGTATTTGCGTGATATTTCTCGCATCATTCGCTCGTACCGGCCTCATGTGACACTGGCATACACCATAAAGCCCGTGATATATGGCACGCTAGTCGCCACAGGAATGGGCGTGCCGGAACGATTCGCCATGATCACCGGGCTGGGTACCAGCTTTCAGGGAACGGGCTTCCGGGCTCTCATAGTAAACCGCTTGACGAGATGGCTCTATAGGGCCTCGTTGGCGAAGTGCAAAACCGTCTTCTTCCAAAACCCGGACGATCAAGCTTTATTCATCGATGCAAATTTAATCGATCAAGACAAGGCCTCGATGATTCCCGGCTCAGGTATCAATCTTGATCGCTTTTCATTTTCACCACCGCCTGGGGGTGCCCCCCGCTTCCTCATGATCTCCCGCTTGATAGCGGAAAAGGGGGTCCGGGAATTCGCGCGGGCCGCAGCTATCGTGAAGAAAATCCATCCGGATGCGAGGTTCGATCTCGTGGGGTACCTCGAAGATCATCCGTCCGCGATCCGACCCGAAGAGATAGAGCAATGGGAAAACGAGAACTCGATCACCTTCCACGGCAAAAAGACAGACGTACGACCGTTATTGCATGAATCTTCAGTATTTGTTCTGCCAACTGCCTATAGGGAGGGTATCCCTCACACGATACTTGAAGCACTGGCCACGGGTCGCGCCATTATCACGACCGATACTCCGGGATGCAGGGAAACGGTCCTGGAGGGCAGCAATGGCCATCTGATTCCGGTGGGAGATGTGGAGAGTCTCGTCGATGTCATGAACCGCTTCGCCCGCGAGCCTCGACTGGCGATCTCTATGGGCCGGCATTCTCGTGAGCTTGCGGAACAGAAATTCGATGTGCGGCGAGTCGTCGAGACGATTGTAAGCGCCATGGGCATGGACAAGGCGGATTGA
- a CDS encoding DUF885 domain-containing protein, which yields MRILLPLTLLVAALLYGCSAGPSADEVFEGLANRYIDTMLRMDPAAATAYGDHRFDHELTDLSEDAAQARRHVAAAYLDSLTRVEENGLSKGNRIDLAILRNHLEAAIFAFDKIGAHRWNPLLHNVGGAIYGLVARDFAPLRERLLAVKARLEAVPGALAVARGILDDTPRVFTETAIVQNRGVICLILDDLQPFLDREPDLRAEFVGPRARAIAALEAYGRWLEEDLLPRSDGEFRLGRELFEKKLRLTLASDLTLDEIRESARRDLDETRDTMYGLALPLYREFYPERAGVAELPPAEIVGEVLDRLADDHPTADNIVAQARADLVAITYFVGERGLVTVPDDPVEIIVMPEYQRGFAIAYCDAPGPLAEHEKTFYSIAPPPADWSDERKESYFREYNDHMLLDLTVHEAMPGHYLQLARANAYAAPTKVRSLFSSGVFVEGWATYAEQLMAEFGFGGPALRLQQLKMRLRLLINAIIDQDIHCGDLTEREAMDLMMGTGFQEEGEAAGKWRRAQMSSTQLSTYYVGNLEINRLRRLAEEKRGDAFDLKAFHDELLSYGSPAPKYVQQLMGL from the coding sequence ATGCGGATCCTCCTGCCCCTGACGCTGCTCGTCGCCGCGCTCTTGTACGGCTGCTCCGCCGGCCCCTCGGCCGACGAGGTCTTCGAGGGCCTCGCCAACCGCTACATCGACACCATGCTGCGCATGGATCCCGCGGCGGCCACGGCGTACGGCGACCACCGTTTCGACCACGAGCTGACCGATCTGTCCGAGGACGCGGCGCAGGCCCGGCGGCATGTGGCCGCCGCCTACCTCGACTCCCTGACCCGCGTCGAGGAGAACGGGCTGAGCAAGGGCAACCGCATCGACCTCGCCATTCTGCGCAACCACCTGGAGGCGGCGATCTTCGCCTTCGACAAGATCGGCGCCCACCGCTGGAACCCGCTGCTGCACAACGTGGGCGGCGCGATCTACGGGCTGGTGGCACGGGACTTCGCGCCCCTGCGCGAGCGGCTGCTGGCGGTCAAGGCCCGCCTCGAGGCCGTCCCCGGGGCGCTGGCCGTCGCGCGCGGGATCCTCGACGACACGCCGCGCGTCTTCACCGAGACCGCCATCGTCCAGAACCGCGGCGTCATCTGTCTCATCCTCGACGACCTGCAGCCGTTCCTGGACCGGGAGCCGGATCTGCGCGCCGAGTTCGTCGGCCCGCGCGCCCGCGCCATCGCCGCCCTCGAGGCGTACGGGCGCTGGCTCGAGGAGGACCTGCTGCCGCGTTCCGACGGCGAGTTCCGCCTGGGTCGCGAGCTGTTCGAGAAGAAGCTGCGCCTGACCCTGGCGTCGGATCTGACCCTGGACGAGATCCGCGAGTCGGCCCGGCGCGATCTGGACGAGACCCGCGACACCATGTACGGGCTGGCGCTGCCCCTGTACCGCGAGTTCTATCCCGAACGCGCGGGCGTCGCTGAGCTGCCCCCCGCCGAAATAGTCGGCGAGGTGCTGGACCGCCTGGCCGACGACCACCCGACCGCCGACAACATCGTCGCGCAGGCCCGCGCGGACCTGGTCGCCATCACGTATTTCGTGGGAGAGCGCGGCCTGGTGACGGTGCCGGACGATCCGGTCGAGATCATCGTCATGCCCGAGTACCAGCGCGGCTTCGCCATCGCCTACTGTGACGCGCCGGGGCCCCTGGCCGAGCACGAGAAGACCTTCTACTCCATCGCGCCGCCGCCCGCCGACTGGAGCGACGAGCGCAAGGAATCCTACTTCCGCGAGTACAACGACCACATGCTCCTGGACCTGACCGTGCACGAGGCCATGCCCGGGCATTACCTGCAGCTCGCCCGCGCCAACGCCTACGCGGCGCCGACCAAGGTGCGCTCGCTGTTCAGCAGCGGCGTCTTCGTAGAGGGCTGGGCCACCTACGCCGAACAGCTGATGGCCGAGTTCGGCTTCGGCGGTCCCGCGCTGCGCCTGCAGCAGCTAAAGATGCGCCTGCGCCTGCTCATCAACGCGATCATCGACCAGGACATCCACTGCGGCGACCTTACCGAGCGGGAGGCCATGGACCTGATGATGGGCACGGGCTTCCAGGAGGAGGGCGAGGCCGCCGGCAAGTGGCGCCGCGCCCAGATGAGCTCCACGCAGCTGTCCACCTACTACGTGGGCAACCTGGAGATCAACCGCCTGCGCAGGCTGGCCGAGGAGAAGAGGGGCGATGCGTTCGACCTGAAGGCGTTCCACGACGAATTGCTCTCTTACGGGTCGCCCGCGCCGAAATACGTGCAGCAGCTGATGGGGCTATAA